Below is a genomic region from Patescibacteria group bacterium.
CGGGAAACGTCGCTTGATGGTTATGCCCACCTGCATGGTGAACATGTACATTTGGTGCAACTCGATTTTAGCCTTACACCTGGCTCTTTTTCTGATTTTCTGTGTCTTCTAAAGAAGATACGAAATGATAAAATAAAATCAAAATAAAATGAAAAAAAACAAAAAATAATTTGGTTATTAATTTGAAATACAGTAATTTAGCTGCAAATAAAAACGCCGGTATACGTGGCTTTGCCCCGGCGTTTTTTTAAATAATAAAACATGAAACCCACATCCATTTGGAAAGGCGGGTAAACCGCCAATTTGTGGCATTCAGTTGTTAATCAGATAGTTAAACAAATAATTAATTCGCTTCTCATCCGCTACCAACAATTGCCAAAATTATTGCGAAAAAAATTTTCTGCCAAACATTTCATTTTAATCATTTACAAGGGTTTATCAATGGTTCTTTTTTCATGCGGAATCGCTGGGTTTTTTGTGGACGATTTCACAATTTAGAAAGCTACTAAGTATTTTGAAGGTAACAGAGGGCAGTCGCCAGTTGGCAGTTGGCAGTCCACTGGTTACCTCCTACTGCCAACTGCCTGCTTCTGTTTTATTAAGCAACTGTTCAAGATAATGATTACCGATGCCAAAGGCTCTTTTTATCTGATGAATCTGATCGGAAATTTTATCAACATCGGGTTTAATCTTTGTCTTGCGGCCTACAATAATCACATTTTTTGGCGTGTGGCTTGTTGAGATAAACTCAAATACTTTTGCATGATAGCCATACTTTTCCAAGATGAGCGCCCGCAACCCGTCGGTGAGCATTTCGGCTTGACGTTCTAAAAAAATCCCATGTTTCAGGATGGGTTTTAACTCGTTTTCAGGATTCATCTCTTTCCTGAT
It encodes:
- a CDS encoding methyltransferase; protein product: KNLVDLCNRIVAESGFEGLSFVQGSISDYPVGKIDMLIALHACDTATDDAIFKGISADATYIICAPCCHHQIRKEMNPENELKPILKHGIFLERQAEMLTDGLRALILEKYGYHAKVFEFISTSHTPKNVIIVGRKTKIKPDVDKISDQIHQIKRAFGIGNHYLEQLLNKTEAGSWQ